From the genome of Peptoniphilus sp. ING2-D1G:
CTGTCTATCTCTTCCTTAACTTCTTGCGATACCACCTCTTTATCGGCAATAAAATTGACTTCATATCCCAAAAGCGCCTGTAATTTTTCAGCAACCGGCTTCAAGCTCATTTCCGCAACATACTTGCCCTCAGGTCTGCCAAGATGGCTGATGATTATACAGGAACCTCCTCTGTCCAAAACGTATTTAATTGTAGGCACACTCTTTCTTATTCTAACATCATTTGTAATTACCCCGTTTTTCATCGGAACATTTAAATCAGCTCTTATAAGCACTCTTTTATTTTCAAAATCAAAGTTTTTTAAATTTTTTTTCATGTAGTCCTCCGAATAAATAAGCGAAAACCAAAGGTTCTCGCTTTATTTTTTAAAGTTTTTGAGCAACAAGTCTTGTAAGATCCAATACTCTTTGAGAATATCCCCATTCATTGTCATACCAAGCTATACATTTTACAAGTCTGTCCTTTACGATTGTGAGTTTTGAATCAAAAATCGCCGAATATTCGTTGCCGATTATGTCCGTTGATACCAAATCCTCTTCCGAATATTCGATTATAGACTTCATCTCATTTTCTGAAGCATCCTTTATAGCTTTGTTTATTTCTTCCACAGAGGCATCTTTTGAAATTTCATAGGTTACATCCACAAGAGATCCTGTTGGTACCGGCACTCTGACAGCCATACCTGTAAGTATTCCCTCTACCTCCGGAATTACCTTTCCTACCGCCTTTGCAGCTCCTGTAGTTGTGGGGATTATATTTTCCGCCGCCATTCTCGCACGTCTTAAATCCTTGTGAAAGGCATCGTGAATTTTTTGGTCGTTTGTATATGCGTGAATTGTAGTCATAAGACCTCTTTCAATGCCAAAATTTTCAAGTATTACCTTTGTTATAGGCGCAAGACAATTAGTAGTACAGGATGCATTTGAAATGATTTGGTGCTTTTCAGGATCATATTTATCGTCATTTACACCCATTACTATGGTTACATCTTCACCTTTTACCGGTGCTGTAACTACTACCTTTTTAGCTCCGCCTCTTATATGTCCAAGAGCCGCTTCTCTTTCTCTGAATGCTCCCGTTGAATCTATTACTATATCAATTCCAAGTTCATCATAAT
Proteins encoded in this window:
- the gapB gene encoding Glyceraldehyde-3-phosphate dehydrogenase 2 (D-glyceraldehyde 3-phosphate + phosphate + NAD(P)(+) <=> 3-phospho-D-glyceroyl phosphate + NAD(P)H; High confidence in function and specificity); this translates as MSVNVAIMGFGRIGRDCLRAWALEENPGFEITHICSRNLTQKIEPFAHLFKYDTIYRKFPGEVKALEDGFLINGKKIKAIDTLAPEDMHYDELGIDIVIDSTGAFREREAALGHIRGGAKKVVVTAPVKGEDVTIVMGVNDDKYDPEKHQIISNASCTTNCLAPITKVILENFGIERGLMTTIHAYTNDQKIHDAFHKDLRRARMAAENIIPTTTGAAKAVGKVIPEVEGILTGMAVRVPVPTGSLVDVTYEISKDASVEEINKAIKDASENEMKSIIEYSEEDLVSTDIIGNEYSAIFDSKLTIVKDRLVKCIAWYDNEWGYSQRVLDLTRLVAQKL